A portion of the Marinobacter alexandrii genome contains these proteins:
- a CDS encoding S1/P1 nuclease codes for MKKYSIIIISLVIAVKSFGWGATGHRIVGLIAERHLTKKAKKNIAFVLGNETLAEVSNYMDFIKSDATYKHMSPWHYATIQDGKSYEESGTPDEGDIIVTIQRLMAELESKTFTDEDEAFALKCLIHLIGDIHQPLHVGNGEDRGGNDIKLEYFWQNSNLHRVWDSEMIDGQKYSYTEYADWIDHPSSNQLSLWSSLEVLDWANESKSYRNQCYLNIPEDNKLSYRYNYEKIELLNQRLLQAGIRLANVLNEIYG; via the coding sequence ATGAAGAAATATTCAATTATCATAATCTCACTTGTCATTGCTGTTAAATCTTTTGGATGGGGAGCTACGGGACATAGAATTGTGGGCCTTATTGCAGAAAGACATTTGACGAAAAAAGCCAAAAAGAATATTGCTTTTGTGCTGGGAAATGAAACCCTTGCTGAAGTAAGTAATTATATGGATTTTATCAAATCGGATGCTACGTATAAGCACATGTCTCCCTGGCATTATGCTACAATTCAGGATGGAAAATCTTATGAAGAGTCTGGAACGCCAGACGAAGGAGATATCATAGTGACAATTCAACGACTTATGGCTGAGTTGGAATCAAAAACGTTTACAGACGAAGATGAGGCTTTCGCCTTGAAGTGCCTTATACACCTGATAGGCGACATTCATCAACCGCTACATGTAGGGAACGGGGAAGATAGAGGGGGGAATGATATAAAACTGGAATATTTTTGGCAAAACTCTAACCTGCATCGAGTTTGGGATAGTGAGATGATTGATGGCCAGAAATATAGTTATACAGAATATGCAGACTGGATTGATCACCCGAGTAGTAATCAGCTTTCACTGTGGTCTTCACTTGAGGTGCTAGATTGGGCGAACGAATCTAAAAGCTACCGAAATCAATGTTATTTAAATATCCCTGAAGATAATAAGCTTAGCTATCGCTATAATTATGAAAAAATTGAATTGTTAAATCAACGCCTACTTCAAGCTGGGATTAGATTAGCCAATGTATTGAATGAAATTTACGGTTAG
- a CDS encoding ATP-binding protein, with protein MLSSGVVEFLIPPLLAFFYRPISDRYFFMAFSAICMIVMWPLTQLGFTQNLLPEELHITHGVFCSIFVFTIVSIYTFLFRNALVIKNQQIGDSMKQLQETTHKLIQSEKMASLGMLSAGVAHEINNPLNFIKGGIEVLEQGLQKEKKLEFDADPCIHVVKEGLNRATVIVNSLNHFSRSSEGMNEQCDIHEILENSLVMLQPKIKYKGKVFKEYAEESLIIQGNEGKLHQAFLNLISNAEQSINSKGNITIKTKKLKKKIGIEIIDDGEGISKENLNKISDPFFTTKPVGMGTGLGLSITYKIIREHNGEIKVSSKIGKGSKFAISFNLN; from the coding sequence ATGCTATCATCAGGAGTCGTAGAATTTTTAATTCCTCCTCTTTTAGCTTTTTTCTATCGGCCAATTAGCGATCGTTATTTTTTTATGGCCTTTTCAGCTATCTGTATGATCGTCATGTGGCCATTAACGCAATTGGGTTTCACTCAAAACTTGTTGCCAGAAGAACTTCATATTACTCATGGTGTATTTTGTTCAATATTCGTCTTTACAATTGTTTCTATTTATACCTTCTTATTTCGCAATGCTCTGGTCATTAAGAATCAACAAATCGGTGATTCTATGAAACAATTACAGGAGACTACTCATAAATTAATCCAGTCAGAAAAAATGGCTTCCTTAGGAATGCTTTCAGCTGGTGTCGCACATGAAATCAACAATCCTCTAAATTTTATTAAGGGTGGAATAGAAGTGTTAGAGCAAGGACTTCAAAAAGAGAAAAAACTGGAATTCGACGCTGATCCTTGTATCCATGTGGTGAAAGAAGGTCTTAATAGAGCCACAGTAATTGTAAATAGTTTAAATCACTTTAGCAGAAGCTCTGAGGGTATGAACGAACAGTGCGATATTCATGAAATCTTAGAAAATAGCCTAGTCATGTTACAGCCTAAAATCAAGTACAAAGGCAAGGTTTTTAAGGAATATGCTGAGGAGTCTCTCATTATTCAAGGCAATGAAGGAAAACTGCATCAAGCATTTTTGAATCTAATATCAAATGCTGAACAATCAATTAATAGCAAGGGTAATATCACCATCAAAACAAAGAAATTAAAAAAGAAAATTGGAATAGAAATAATAGATGATGGAGAAGGGATAAGTAAGGAAAACCTGAATAAAATAAGTGATCCCTTCTTTACTACTAAGCCAGTAGGAATGGGAACTGGTTTAGGCCTTTCTATTACCTATAAAATCATTCGGGAACATAATGGGGAAATTAAAGTTTCTTCTAAAATCGGTAAAGGTTCTAAATTTGCCATATCATTCAATCTAAATTGA
- a CDS encoding phosphoribosylglycinamide formyltransferase, with amino-acid sequence MDKKINLAIFASGSGSNAENIAKYFAKHPNIQVNEILSNKLDAFVHERAKKLAIPSFTFSKEEFRDSSFLKRLEGIDYIILAGFLWLIPDYLVRAFSNRIINIHPALLPKFGGKGMYGSQVHKAVIESYEAESGITIHLVNEEYDKGEVLFQAKCKVEPKDTPDSLAQKIHALEYEHFPRVIGEYIKAHN; translated from the coding sequence GTGGATAAGAAAATAAACCTAGCCATTTTTGCCTCTGGCAGTGGGAGTAATGCAGAGAATATTGCAAAATATTTCGCAAAGCATCCAAACATTCAAGTCAACGAGATTCTCTCAAATAAATTAGATGCCTTTGTTCATGAGCGAGCCAAAAAATTAGCTATCCCTTCTTTCACTTTTTCAAAAGAGGAGTTTAGAGACTCTTCCTTTCTGAAGCGACTGGAAGGCATTGATTATATCATATTGGCTGGCTTCCTCTGGTTGATTCCCGATTATTTAGTGCGTGCATTTTCTAATCGAATCATTAACATTCATCCTGCCTTGCTCCCAAAATTTGGAGGAAAAGGGATGTACGGTTCCCAAGTCCACAAGGCGGTAATTGAATCTTATGAAGCTGAGTCGGGAATTACCATTCACTTAGTTAATGAAGAATACGATAAAGGGGAAGTTTTATTTCAAGCAAAGTGCAAAGTAGAACCGAAAGATACCCCTGATTCATTAGCTCAAAAAATTCATGCTTTAGAGTATGAGCATTTTCCTCGAGTAATTGGCGAGTATATCAAAGCTCATAATTGA
- the rnr gene encoding ribonuclease R has protein sequence MSKKRKKLGSRSKNQTPNHVKNIKSELHSIFSLNDGKSYGYRDLIRKLQLRDKKSKDYLKNQLFSLESREQIRRLSDGRYVSNKESEYIQGIVDHVNPNFGYIVTPEGEEDIWVKTLDLNFAIHGDLVSVVLTRPAKKGFRPEGKVVNILNRNRDEFVGKIEISEKFSFVISDSRNIHFDIMVYPEKIGKAKPNDKVLVKIDKWHDSKNRSPLGTVTEVLGQAGENDAEIHSIMAEFGLPFRFPKKIEKAADVISDLISTEEIKKRRDFRDITTFTVDPHDAKDFDDALSIKELEDGKYEIGIHIADVSHYVEEGSELDKEAVDRATSVYLVDRTIPMLPERLSNGLCSLRPKEEKLTFSAVFDIDAKGSVSKKWFGRTIINSDRRFTYEEAQERIEGLDSDFTKEVVTLNNIAKQLREKRFQHGAVNFETVEVKFKLAEDGKPLEVIPKERKDAHKMIEEFMLLANKEVATHIFKWREKGKEEGSKTFVYRVHDNPDPEKLSTFASFAARFGHKVDTGGNISHGLNKLIENIEGKPEQNVLESLAIRSMAKAKYTTDPRHHFGLAFDHYTHFTSPIRRYPDVMVHRLLEHYLQGGKNVGDEEHEPLCMHSSEREKRAADAERASIKYKQVEFMETMLGQDFEGIVSGVTEWGIFVEIIQTKCEGMIRMADLDDDFYEFDEKQMRVIGRNNKRIITLGDKLKVLVAKTDIDRRTIDLELVNEND, from the coding sequence ATGAGTAAAAAACGAAAAAAATTAGGATCAAGATCCAAAAACCAAACACCAAATCACGTAAAAAACATCAAGAGTGAACTACACTCGATCTTTTCCTTAAACGACGGAAAATCATACGGATATAGAGATCTTATCAGAAAGCTTCAATTGCGTGATAAGAAATCAAAAGACTATTTAAAGAATCAACTTTTTAGCCTTGAGAGTAGAGAACAAATCAGACGGCTTAGTGATGGTAGATATGTAAGCAACAAAGAATCAGAATACATTCAGGGGATTGTGGATCACGTAAATCCCAACTTTGGCTATATAGTAACCCCAGAAGGTGAAGAGGATATTTGGGTGAAAACCTTAGATCTAAACTTTGCTATCCATGGAGACCTGGTAAGTGTCGTGCTAACTAGACCTGCCAAAAAGGGTTTTAGACCCGAAGGAAAGGTCGTCAATATTCTCAATCGAAATCGAGATGAGTTTGTAGGAAAAATAGAAATATCGGAAAAGTTCTCTTTTGTTATTTCTGACAGTCGAAACATCCATTTTGATATCATGGTTTATCCAGAAAAAATTGGGAAAGCCAAACCAAATGATAAAGTTTTAGTCAAAATTGATAAATGGCATGACTCAAAAAACAGAAGTCCACTAGGGACAGTAACTGAAGTTCTTGGACAAGCTGGAGAAAATGATGCTGAAATTCATTCGATTATGGCAGAGTTTGGCCTGCCTTTTCGCTTTCCTAAGAAAATCGAAAAAGCGGCAGATGTTATTTCTGACCTGATCTCAACAGAAGAAATTAAGAAAAGAAGAGATTTCAGAGACATTACCACGTTTACCGTGGATCCACACGATGCAAAAGATTTTGATGATGCGCTATCGATAAAAGAGCTAGAAGATGGAAAGTACGAAATAGGGATTCACATAGCAGATGTATCGCACTATGTTGAGGAAGGAAGTGAGCTTGATAAAGAAGCTGTAGATAGAGCTACTTCTGTTTATCTAGTCGATCGAACCATCCCAATGCTTCCCGAAAGACTGTCCAACGGTCTTTGCTCTCTAAGGCCTAAAGAGGAAAAGCTCACCTTCTCTGCTGTTTTCGATATAGATGCCAAAGGATCGGTTTCTAAAAAATGGTTTGGAAGAACGATTATCAATTCTGATCGACGCTTTACCTATGAAGAGGCGCAAGAAAGAATTGAGGGGTTGGATAGCGATTTCACCAAGGAGGTTGTCACGCTTAACAATATAGCAAAGCAGCTTAGGGAGAAACGCTTTCAACATGGCGCAGTGAATTTTGAAACAGTAGAAGTCAAGTTCAAACTTGCTGAAGATGGAAAACCTTTGGAGGTAATCCCCAAAGAGCGAAAAGACGCGCATAAAATGATCGAAGAGTTTATGCTTCTTGCGAATAAAGAAGTAGCAACTCATATTTTCAAGTGGAGAGAGAAGGGCAAAGAAGAAGGAAGTAAAACCTTCGTATATCGGGTACATGATAATCCGGATCCAGAGAAGCTAAGCACGTTTGCCTCATTCGCAGCACGCTTTGGTCATAAAGTGGATACTGGCGGAAATATTTCACATGGCTTGAACAAGCTCATAGAAAATATTGAAGGCAAGCCTGAGCAAAATGTATTGGAATCTTTGGCTATCAGATCTATGGCTAAAGCGAAATACACTACTGATCCAAGACATCATTTTGGTTTGGCTTTTGATCATTACACTCATTTTACTTCCCCTATTCGTAGATATCCGGATGTGATGGTCCATCGCCTCCTCGAACATTATCTGCAGGGAGGTAAAAACGTGGGTGATGAAGAACATGAACCTCTTTGTATGCATTCTTCTGAGCGTGAAAAACGCGCGGCAGACGCAGAGCGTGCTTCCATCAAATACAAACAGGTGGAGTTCATGGAAACTATGCTCGGGCAGGATTTTGAAGGAATTGTTTCTGGAGTAACAGAGTGGGGAATTTTTGTTGAGATCATCCAAACTAAGTGTGAAGGGATGATCAGAATGGCTGATCTAGATGACGATTTTTATGAGTTTGATGAAAAGCAAATGAGAGTCATCGGAAGAAACAATAAAAGAATCATCACCCTCGGAGATAAACTAAAAGTCCTTGTTGCCAAAACAGATATTGATAGAAGGACGATTGATTTGGAGTTGGTAAATGAAAACGACTAA
- a CDS encoding 3'-5' exonuclease produces MHNHFQDFLIIDIETVSGNEDIEKLSPALKKHWERKAGFIRNPDDKTPEELYFDRSAIYAEFGKIIVIGIGFYHEVKGKQALRVKSIASHDEKELLTEFKNFIESKFDQDNLKLCAHNGKEFDFPYLCRRMLINDIKIPWSLNITGKKPWEVNHIDTMELWKFGDWKSFTSLDLLTAIFDIPSSKKDLDGSMVTKTYYEENDGLKRIEEYCRKDVVATAQLYLRLNNLPLIAQDQINIVT; encoded by the coding sequence TTGCATAATCACTTTCAAGACTTTCTCATCATTGATATTGAAACAGTGTCTGGAAACGAAGACATTGAAAAACTATCGCCAGCATTAAAAAAGCACTGGGAACGAAAAGCCGGTTTCATTCGAAACCCAGATGATAAAACACCCGAAGAACTGTACTTTGATCGTTCAGCTATTTATGCAGAGTTTGGGAAAATCATCGTCATTGGAATAGGGTTTTATCATGAGGTTAAAGGAAAGCAAGCTTTGCGAGTAAAATCAATCGCTTCGCATGACGAAAAAGAATTATTAACAGAATTTAAAAATTTTATAGAATCAAAATTTGATCAGGATAATCTCAAATTATGTGCACACAATGGAAAAGAATTTGACTTTCCTTACTTGTGCAGAAGAATGCTGATCAACGATATTAAGATTCCCTGGTCATTAAATATTACAGGGAAAAAACCATGGGAAGTCAATCATATTGATACTATGGAGCTATGGAAATTTGGCGACTGGAAAAGTTTTACCTCGCTGGATTTACTAACCGCCATTTTTGATATCCCCTCCAGCAAAAAAGACTTGGATGGGTCAATGGTGACAAAAACATATTATGAAGAAAATGATGGGTTAAAGAGAATTGAGGAATATTGCAGAAAAGATGTTGTAGCAACCGCTCAACTTTATCTCCGCCTCAACAACTTACCACTGATCGCCCAAGATCAGATTAACATCGTAACATGA
- a CDS encoding DUF4301 family protein, translated as MFRKSDQEYISEKGLSLEQVQNQLKKFEEGFPSIKLSSPAIIDDGIIQLANIEKDIQRYENCDASVIKFVPASGAATRMFKALFSFLDTYDKTEESFKELKSEDKKLDVFFSDLKEFAFYNDLLAAFESIHGFSVEEALKRNAYDLVVECLLKSQGLDYGNLPKGLLKFHSYKSFERTPVEEHMTEGKRYATKAGVTKIHFTVSKEHLKGFQNHVNGVAEHSNDLFEISFSVQKEKTDTIASTLNFEPFRDENEKLLFRPAGHGALLENLNELEADIVFVKNIDNVVSDRLKEETIDFKKALAGVLILFQEKIFDLLERHDLGEDIVRESNELLNQIGLKGNFSSEEVPKLLNRPIRVCGMVKNEGEPGGGPFWIKNEGFESLQIIESAQINKSEKRQIEIFNRGTHFNPVDLVLGIRNYKGKKFDLLAYRDSEAGFISEKSYNGEQLLAMELAGLWNGGMAYWNTIFVEVPLSTFSPVKTVTDLLKEAHR; from the coding sequence ATGTTTAGAAAAAGCGACCAAGAATATATATCTGAAAAGGGACTTAGCCTAGAACAAGTTCAAAATCAGCTTAAAAAATTTGAAGAAGGCTTTCCTTCAATCAAACTTTCTTCACCAGCAATAATTGATGATGGTATCATTCAATTAGCAAATATTGAAAAGGATATTCAGAGGTATGAGAATTGCGATGCTTCAGTCATAAAGTTTGTTCCTGCTTCAGGAGCAGCGACCAGAATGTTCAAGGCTCTCTTCTCTTTCCTGGATACATATGATAAGACGGAAGAATCTTTTAAAGAGCTTAAATCCGAGGATAAGAAATTGGATGTGTTTTTTTCAGATTTGAAAGAGTTTGCTTTTTACAACGACTTATTAGCTGCATTTGAATCTATCCACGGATTTTCCGTGGAGGAAGCGTTAAAACGAAATGCATATGATCTAGTTGTGGAATGTTTACTTAAATCTCAAGGGTTGGACTATGGGAATCTTCCTAAGGGGTTGCTGAAATTTCATTCATACAAATCATTTGAAAGAACTCCGGTGGAAGAACATATGACCGAAGGTAAACGATATGCAACAAAAGCAGGTGTTACTAAGATTCATTTCACCGTTTCAAAAGAACACTTAAAAGGCTTTCAAAATCATGTTAATGGAGTCGCTGAGCATTCAAATGATTTGTTTGAAATTTCATTCAGCGTTCAAAAGGAGAAAACAGATACTATAGCTTCAACATTGAACTTTGAACCATTTCGGGATGAAAATGAAAAATTATTGTTTCGTCCTGCAGGACATGGAGCCTTGCTTGAAAATCTTAATGAACTAGAGGCTGATATCGTATTTGTCAAGAATATTGATAATGTGGTCTCCGATAGGTTGAAGGAAGAAACTATTGATTTTAAAAAAGCACTTGCTGGAGTTTTGATCCTATTTCAAGAAAAAATCTTTGATTTATTGGAACGTCATGATTTAGGTGAGGATATCGTGCGAGAGTCGAATGAACTGCTTAATCAAATAGGTTTAAAAGGAAATTTTTCGAGCGAAGAGGTTCCAAAACTTTTGAATCGCCCTATTAGAGTTTGTGGGATGGTAAAAAATGAAGGTGAACCAGGAGGAGGCCCTTTTTGGATTAAGAATGAGGGTTTTGAAAGTCTTCAAATCATAGAGTCTGCGCAAATCAATAAAAGCGAAAAAAGACAAATAGAAATTTTCAATAGAGGGACGCATTTTAATCCGGTAGACCTGGTTCTTGGAATTAGGAACTACAAAGGGAAAAAGTTTGATTTATTAGCATATCGAGACTCAGAAGCAGGCTTTATTTCCGAAAAATCATATAACGGGGAACAGCTTTTGGCTATGGAACTAGCTGGTTTATGGAATGGTGGAATGGCTTATTGGAATACCATATTTGTCGAAGTTCCATTGAGTACGTTCAGTCCTGTGAAGACCGTAACCGATTTGCTAAAAGAAGCTCATCGTTAA
- a CDS encoding YraN family protein, whose protein sequence is MDRKTKGIEGEAIAKRYYEKEGCEILETNYRFGRAEIDLIALLSDKLLIFIEVKNRSRTDFGEAETFVSNSQQERIKEAAEDYIYGINWKKDVRFDIACVDTAGNIDVFEDAF, encoded by the coding sequence ATGGATCGCAAAACTAAAGGTATTGAAGGTGAAGCAATAGCGAAACGCTACTATGAAAAAGAAGGTTGCGAGATTTTAGAAACCAACTATCGCTTTGGCCGAGCAGAGATTGATCTTATTGCATTACTGAGTGATAAGCTTTTGATCTTTATTGAAGTGAAAAACCGAAGCAGAACGGACTTTGGCGAGGCAGAAACGTTTGTTTCAAATTCTCAGCAAGAACGAATCAAAGAAGCTGCTGAAGACTACATCTATGGGATCAATTGGAAAAAGGATGTTCGGTTTGATATTGCCTGTGTTGATACAGCCGGTAATATCGACGTTTTTGAAGATGCGTTCTAG
- a CDS encoding type I phosphomannose isomerase catalytic subunit, whose product MSELYPLKFKTIFKEKLWGGQKIKTILEKDFGELENCGETWELSGVSGNISEVENGSMAGSLLSDLVSQWKDKLVGEKIYQRFSDEFPLLIKYIDAAEDLSVQVHPNDELAQKRHNCPGKSEMWYIIQADENASLINGFVKETNKVEYLDHFHSGRIMELLHSEKVKKGDVYYLPAGRVHTIGKGLFIAEIQQTSDITYRIYDFDRVDKEGNKRDLHTDMALDALDYSKPNDLKSEYSETVNQTNTAVSSPYFTTNKLNADKNLKIDRSNIDCFKIYIGVSGSGEIAGESIKLGEVILVPASMKNYTIEPEGKLELLETYIDA is encoded by the coding sequence ATGTCAGAACTATACCCACTTAAATTCAAAACCATCTTTAAAGAAAAGCTTTGGGGCGGCCAGAAAATTAAAACGATTCTTGAAAAAGATTTTGGTGAGCTTGAGAATTGCGGTGAAACTTGGGAGCTTTCCGGTGTGTCTGGAAATATTTCTGAAGTAGAAAATGGATCGATGGCCGGTAGTCTTCTCAGCGATCTTGTTTCACAGTGGAAAGACAAATTAGTTGGCGAAAAAATTTACCAAAGGTTTAGCGATGAGTTCCCACTGCTGATAAAATACATAGATGCTGCAGAGGATCTTTCTGTGCAAGTGCATCCCAATGATGAACTAGCTCAAAAAAGACACAATTGTCCTGGGAAATCAGAAATGTGGTACATCATCCAAGCTGATGAAAATGCCTCTCTTATCAATGGATTTGTTAAAGAAACTAATAAAGTAGAATATTTAGACCACTTCCATTCAGGAAGAATAATGGAGCTTCTTCATTCTGAAAAAGTGAAAAAGGGAGATGTATATTATCTGCCTGCAGGCCGTGTTCATACCATTGGGAAAGGGCTTTTTATAGCCGAAATACAGCAAACCTCAGACATTACTTACAGAATTTATGACTTTGACCGTGTAGACAAAGAAGGCAACAAAAGAGATTTACATACAGATATGGCCTTAGATGCTTTGGACTATTCAAAACCAAATGACCTAAAAAGCGAGTATAGCGAAACCGTTAATCAAACGAACACAGCCGTTTCATCGCCATATTTCACAACCAATAAACTAAATGCTGATAAAAATCTAAAAATCGATAGAAGTAATATTGATTGTTTCAAAATTTATATCGGAGTTAGTGGTTCAGGAGAAATTGCCGGTGAAAGTATCAAACTTGGTGAGGTAATACTTGTTCCAGCTTCCATGAAAAACTATACAATAGAACCAGAAGGAAAGCTAGAATTGTTAGAGACTTACATTGATGCCTAG
- a CDS encoding response regulator, which yields MKNTVLFVDDEVINLFVLERRFEEQYNVLTAQSGEEALEKISLNGASLNAIISDLRMPQMDGLELIGKAKEQLPNLPCFLLTGYDFNEQIEEALKENKISHLFKKPFDYNEIDQKLKEMI from the coding sequence TTGAAAAACACAGTCCTTTTTGTAGATGATGAAGTAATCAACCTTTTTGTACTTGAAAGAAGGTTTGAAGAACAGTATAATGTCCTTACCGCTCAGTCAGGTGAAGAAGCCCTAGAAAAAATTTCTTTAAACGGAGCATCTCTCAATGCAATAATTAGCGATTTGCGAATGCCTCAAATGGATGGACTTGAATTGATAGGAAAGGCAAAAGAGCAATTACCAAACTTACCTTGCTTCCTGCTAACCGGCTATGATTTCAATGAGCAAATTGAGGAAGCCTTAAAAGAAAATAAGATATCACATCTATTCAAAAAGCCATTTGACTACAACGAAATAGATCAGAAGCTAAAAGAAATGATTTAA
- the purH gene encoding bifunctional phosphoribosylaminoimidazolecarboxamide formyltransferase/IMP cyclohydrolase yields MSTKKIESALISVFHKDGLEPIVSKLAEQEIKIYSTGGTEKFIKELGIEVIPVESLTDYPSIFGGRVKTLHPKVFGGILHRRDNESDLAEAKKFEIPPIDLVIVDLYPFEETVAGGASEEDIIEKIDIGGIALIRAGAKNYKDVVMVSSMEYYRDLQNILDNQNGETSEEERKLFAAKAFATSSHYDSAIFNWMNGEDEVPAFRVSASPARTLRYGENPHQKGTFYGDLSEYFDQLHGKEISYNNLVDIEAAVQLIAEFDETAFGILKHNNACGIATGSNTKEAYQRAFAADTVSAFGGVLICNKEIDGETAEEMNSLFFEILIAPSFSEEALKVLKQKKNRILLVQKKSWHQQTQYKSMLNGIIVQDYDLKSESKSDLEVKTKKAPSSEEVDDLIFAAKVCKQSKSNTIVLAKNGQLLASGVGQTSRVDALNQAIEKAGNFGFDLNGAVMASDAFFPFPDCVEIAHKAGISAVIQPGGSIKDQLSIDYCDANGLAMVMTGVRHFKH; encoded by the coding sequence ATGTCTACAAAAAAAATTGAGTCTGCCCTTATTTCTGTATTTCACAAAGATGGCTTGGAGCCAATCGTTAGCAAGCTTGCCGAGCAAGAAATAAAGATTTACAGTACTGGAGGAACCGAAAAATTCATCAAGGAATTGGGAATTGAAGTGATTCCAGTTGAAAGTCTGACTGATTATCCTTCAATCTTTGGTGGACGTGTAAAAACCCTTCACCCGAAGGTATTTGGTGGAATTCTACATAGAAGAGATAATGAATCTGATTTAGCCGAAGCAAAGAAATTCGAAATTCCTCCAATCGACTTAGTGATTGTAGACCTATACCCATTTGAAGAGACTGTAGCAGGCGGAGCGTCAGAAGAAGACATTATTGAAAAAATTGACATTGGTGGAATTGCTCTGATCCGTGCAGGAGCGAAAAACTACAAGGACGTAGTGATGGTCAGCTCGATGGAATACTACCGAGATTTGCAGAACATTCTCGATAACCAAAATGGAGAGACTAGTGAGGAGGAGCGAAAGCTATTTGCGGCAAAAGCATTTGCCACATCCAGCCATTATGACTCAGCTATCTTCAACTGGATGAATGGAGAAGATGAAGTACCTGCATTTAGAGTAAGCGCCTCACCAGCCAGAACCTTAAGGTATGGTGAGAACCCTCACCAAAAAGGGACCTTTTACGGTGATCTTTCTGAGTACTTTGATCAACTACATGGAAAAGAGATTTCCTATAACAATCTTGTAGACATTGAGGCTGCAGTTCAGCTGATTGCTGAATTTGATGAAACAGCTTTTGGTATTTTGAAGCACAATAATGCTTGCGGTATTGCGACAGGATCAAATACGAAAGAAGCTTATCAACGAGCATTTGCTGCGGATACAGTTTCTGCTTTTGGTGGAGTGCTGATTTGCAATAAAGAAATAGATGGAGAAACAGCTGAAGAAATGAACAGCTTATTCTTTGAAATCCTAATTGCACCATCCTTTAGCGAGGAGGCATTGAAAGTGCTTAAGCAGAAGAAAAATAGAATCCTTCTGGTACAGAAAAAGTCATGGCATCAGCAGACTCAGTATAAAAGCATGCTAAACGGGATCATTGTTCAAGACTATGATTTGAAGTCTGAAAGCAAGTCAGACCTTGAGGTGAAAACGAAGAAGGCTCCATCATCTGAGGAGGTTGATGATTTAATTTTCGCTGCGAAGGTGTGTAAGCAGTCAAAGTCTAATACAATAGTGCTAGCTAAAAATGGTCAACTACTGGCAAGTGGAGTTGGACAGACATCACGAGTAGACGCACTAAATCAAGCTATTGAAAAAGCTGGAAATTTTGGATTTGACTTAAATGGTGCGGTCATGGCATCAGACGCATTTTTCCCATTTCCAGATTGTGTAGAGATTGCGCATAAAGCGGGGATTTCCGCAGTGATTCAGCCTGGTGGTTCCATTAAAGATCAATTATCAATTGACTATTGTGATGCTAATGGTTTAGCTATGGTAATGACTGGAGTGAGGCATTTTAAGCACTAA
- the lipB gene encoding lipoyl(octanoyl) transferase LipB: MTKQTQFIHLGLKDYQEAWDYQEQLFKETVDLKIANRKLTQEENVETKNYLIFCEHPHVFTLGKSGDENHLLANEAFLKEKEATFYKINRGGDITYHGPGQIVGYPILDLDHFFTDIHKYLRYLEEAVILTLKEYGIESGRINGLTGVWLDWEDDKKARKICALGVKSSRWVTMHGFAFNVNTNLDYFNYIVPCGIQDKAVTSLQKELGRKLDIQEVEEKLKIQLATLFEMDLVDAP, from the coding sequence ATGACAAAACAGACGCAATTCATTCACTTAGGATTAAAAGACTATCAAGAAGCTTGGGATTATCAAGAACAGCTTTTCAAAGAAACTGTTGATTTAAAAATTGCCAACAGAAAGCTTACTCAAGAAGAAAACGTAGAAACCAAAAACTACCTCATTTTCTGTGAACATCCACACGTGTTTACCCTTGGAAAAAGCGGTGATGAAAATCATCTTCTCGCCAACGAGGCATTCTTAAAAGAGAAAGAGGCAACTTTCTATAAAATCAACCGAGGAGGAGATATTACCTATCATGGACCTGGACAGATCGTAGGGTATCCCATTCTCGATCTAGATCATTTTTTTACGGATATTCACAAATATCTACGCTACTTAGAGGAAGCAGTCATTCTAACGTTAAAAGAGTATGGCATTGAGTCTGGAAGAATAAATGGACTCACTGGTGTATGGCTTGATTGGGAAGATGACAAAAAAGCACGCAAAATCTGTGCACTTGGTGTAAAGAGTAGCAGATGGGTAACCATGCATGGATTTGCATTTAATGTAAATACCAACCTCGATTATTTCAATTATATCGTTCCGTGTGGAATTCAGGATAAAGCCGTTACTTCATTGCAAAAGGAATTGGGCAGAAAGCTTGATATCCAAGAAGTAGAGGAGAAACTAAAAATCCAGCTTGCTACACTTTTTGAAATGGACTTGGTCGACGCTCCTTAG